From the genome of Ptychodera flava strain L36383 chromosome 20, AS_Pfla_20210202, whole genome shotgun sequence, one region includes:
- the LOC139120006 gene encoding TNF receptor-associated factor 2-like: MASCSSGAVHSMLQSKYICSECRDIVRTPVQTGCGHRFCNSCLEKVISKYPRPHCKVCLEDENIQDIFLSKEKALLDRGAIRDLSEIRIVCNKFPQCEWHGSYQEYHQIHADCCPFKEVVCLNEGCDKTMNRNDLTYHLHNHCEMRKQQQPLRRPIHATDNGWNSNWWQVHLCSDTNICDFT, encoded by the exons ATGGCTAGTTGTTCGTCAGGTGCGGTACATTCAATGCTGCAGTCGAAATACATATGCAGCGAATGCAGAGATATTGTGAGAACACCAGTACAAACGGGATGTGGTCATCGCTTCTGCAACTCTTGTTTGGAAAAGGTGATTTCGAa ATACCCTCGTCCACATTGCAAAGTCTGCCTTGAAGATGAAAATATTCAAGATATTTTTTTGAGCAAAGAGAAG GCTTTGCTGGACAGAGGTGCCATCAGAGACCTGAGTGAAATACGTATCGTCTGTAATAAATTCCCACAATGTGAATGGCATGGCTCTTATCAAGAATATCATCAG ATCCACGCGGACTGCTGTCCCTTCAAGGAGGTAGTGTGCCTAAACGAGGGATGTGACAAGACAATGAACCGAAACGATTTGACCTACCATCTGCATAATCACTGTGAAATGCGCAAACAGCAACAGCCACTCCGTAGGCCC attcacGCAACTGATAATGGATGGAACAGTAATTGGTGGCAAGTCCATTTGTGTTCAGACACTAATATTTGTGATTTTACCTAA